In the Elusimicrobiota bacterium genome, CTTCACGAACCCACCGGCCGCGTTTTCAATGTCGCCAATGTTGGCGGTTACGGCGGTCGTGTCATGCATGGGGTCATTCCAAGCGCTATCCCAGGTCGGAACAGTATTCATGAGATTGAACGCCCGTTGATACTGGAAATCCACTCGGGTCTTCCCCGTATCCATAGGAAGGAACACGACGCCCAGCATGTCTGTATTCTTCAACGTGGAAGCCGTCGCTGGGGTTTGAAAACCCGCCTGGAACGCACGCCCCGCGCAGAGTTTCGTCGCGAAGCCCGGAAGCCCGGCGATTTGGGGAGCGTATCCCAGAGAAAATCCATCGAACACATAGTCCACGAGCAAGCCGTTGACGCCAGAAACACCCTCGTCATCCTTGTTTTGGCGGAAATTGGTCGGTACCCCGCCCGTGGAAGGACGTCGACCAGCACTGAACCATACGGGCGCACCGCCGATATTGGCCCAATCCGCATAGGCTTGTTCCACAACGACACTGGAATTACCGGGGATTTTCCCAACGGTTCCGTCAAAGGGATTTCCCCCGTAACGATCAGAGAAATAGCTCCCGGTAAAGGCAGACCCGTCCGCCATTCCGTAAACCTTCTGCATGACAAGGCGTGTCTTAAACGAAATGCCTTCGGCCACCTGGGCTTTCAAGTTCAGGCCCACGCGCGATGTAAGGAGAGAACTGTTTCGAATGGACTGCGCCTCCATTACCTCGCCCATAAAAAATGGGGCTGATGGGTCCATCTCTTGATATGGCACCGAATGCGCCCCCAGCACGTCATGCCGGACGCGGAAATCACCGCCGATGGTTAGCCAGGAATAGCGATTGTGGGTGGGGTCTTCGGCCGATTCATGACTGGAAACCTCTCCCTTCAGTTTTTGAACCTGCGAGGCAAGATCTTTTAATTTCATTTCCAATTCTTCCGTTGTTGCCGACCACGCCGGCACCACCGAAGCCGCCACAAAGACCAAACCTATCCAGAGACGATTTTGTAACATCAGGATTCCTCCTTGAACCATGAGTTATTTTCGCCGCACCGTCGCGGCGAATGAGAAAGGATCGAAACACACAACACTATGTCCCTATATTTCAACATAGGGAGGAAAAAGGCAAGACCGGTGGGGTGAGATTCCCCCGCGAGTCCGTCTTTTCGGGTTGTTTTACGCTTTCGCCTTTCGATCCCCCATTGCGGCGTTTCGAGCACAATTTTGTGCCGTTCCCGGGGCTGACCCCGTCCCATCCAGCCCGAGAGAAAACAGGGTGGGCTCATTTGCAACAAGGCTACAGTGGAAGGTCGATGTGTCAAGGACACTGGAGCGATTTCGCGCTACCACGCATATTATCGAGACAACCACCGCCTTGCCACCCCAAACCGGAGACGTTGCAGCCAGCCCCTATTGCCCCAACGGAGGCGTCCCTTCACGTAGCGTCCCAGATAGACATCGAATTGATGATACGCTGGGGCAGGAGCCGAGCGGCCTCGCTTCAAAATAAGTTTTAACACTTCCCCGGCGGCCACGCCGGCACACAACTGAACAGCCAGGGACAGGGACGGGCCACGGTGCTTCTCTAAGTCCACATAACGACGGTCTAAATATTTCAACTGTGTTGCCCGGGGCGTGAGCCCCAGTGCGAAAAGGATGATTTTATCTAGAGGGGATTTCGCCAGGTCAAAACAAAAGTATTTTCGCCAGGACATTTTCCCCGGCTCAAAAACCAGCCAGGCCACACTCATCCCCATGGGTCCGGCCGTCACGAGGGGAATCTTTCGGCGCTCAGCGGCGTCGTACAGAATTTCCCTGGCTTCCAGCGCAAAAAAATCCAGGCCATCCACCACCACATCTACCCCGTCTAGGAAAGATTCCACATTGTCCTTGGCCACCCCCTGTGGGAATTTTTTGATTTCCGCCGAAGGATTGATGCCTAAAGCTTGCTCCGCAGTCACCTCGACTTTCTCCCGACCAAGACTATCCACCACCGCCCCCGCTTGGCGGTTAAAATTGTGAACTTCGAAACGATCAAAATCGGCCAGATGAAACCGGGATATCCCCAACCGAGCCAGGGTCGTCACATGAACTCCCCCCACCCCGCCAAGCCCCGCTACAGCCACCACACTTCCTTTCAGCCGAAGCTGTTCTTCCGGTTGAACCAAACCTAAATTACGACTAAAAGCTGCGTCGTAATTAAAAGTTTTCGGGTTTTTCGAATCGTCTCCCTGGGGCGTGCACGCCCCTTCCCAACGGGTCGCTCTAGGTTCCGTGGGGGTTGTCATGACCGAATCCTCAGAACCTGATGAAGAGGTCTTCGCGGCGCCCGGGCGGGAACGGGCCCCTTGGACCGACCCATTCGGAAAAAGATCGCCAATGTTTCCCCCTCTTCCGCCGAAATCAAATGCCGTAGTTCTTTTTCGTCGCGGGTGAACCGTTCTTTTTGGGCGTCCGTCAAACCGGCCCCCCCGAAATGGCGACAAAGGAGTCCCATTAATGAGTTGCCCATTATGGGTTGAAGGGACCACCCATCCGCCGCCAGTTGTAACCACAAGCGCTGCCAAAGCCATCCGACCCTTATAAAAGAGAGGGGTTCAATATTTGGGACTGTAAAGACGCCGAGAGCGGAGGATTGATTGTAAACTTTTCCAGCCCGAACAGCCGCCAGACCAGTAAACCCGAAGATGGAACATAATTTTGAAAATCTCCAGGAAGAAAGCAATCGCAAATTAACGGCATCCAGGGGTCCCACCCCCATGGCTTGAATCGGCATTCCATCCCCCGTCTGATGAGCTTCTTTTTCCGTCCAACGAAGCCATCGAAACAAAAAGTGGTGAAGCCCTTTAATTGCAAACATTTCGGGTTCAAATCCCCCCATAATTCGAACCAGTTTTTGAATGAATGTGGGGTTATCCACCAAGCGGAAACGGATTCCCCAAGGGTTCTCCATGAAGGCCACCAATTCCTTTCCATAAGAGACGGGAAGCGTTTCCGGGCGGTAAGGGCGCCGATCCACTGTTCGAGAGAAAACCGCCTCCGCCAGGGGAGAATTTGTTTTTGGCCCGAACGTAAAAGTGACTCGGGCCACAACATCGCCCTCGCTTCCCATGTCCCATCGAGCCACCCACCCCTCCCGTTCGGCCCCAATTTCAATCGTGGCGAGACACATTCCTAAAGAAATCCGGCTCGCCATGTTCCCGACATTCATAAAGGCCTCACCCCGACCGCGGTCCTCCAGCACAGACAAAACCCTTCCGTCCCAATCGAATGTAAATTCCTGGGCGTTATCCCCTGTTGGAGCCCAACGGGCGCCGTTCACAATGGCTTCAATATCACGAATGGAAGGAACAGCCCCTTCAGTAGCCTTCGGAATAGTCATAGGTCCCCTTTTTTTACCTTCACTCCTTTTCTCAAAGGAGGAGGTCCGTGATCTAACTACTGTATATCCCATTGGACGATATTTCCAGAGAAATCTTGAAAGAAGCTTAAAAGGGTCCTCTAACCGTGGGTGGCGAGGATACTGGCCAGGGAGCGGCGGGGGGCGCGAGCGGTGACGGGACTGGTGGGGCGGCCCATTCTGAAAACGCAAGCAATGGTTTCCCCTTCCTCCGCCACGATCAAATCACGCATCTCCATTTCTTCTCTGGTGAAACGCGCTTTTTGGGATGGGGAAAGACCTTCCCCCCCATGGGCCCGGCAGAGGAGGCCCATGAGAGCGTTACCGATCACCGGCTGGAGAGACCATCCGTCCACAGCCATCTTGAGCCACATCCGTTGCCAAAGCCAGCCCAAGCGAACAAAAGTGAGGGGATCTTGG is a window encoding:
- a CDS encoding DUF3373 family protein; amino-acid sequence: MLQNRLWIGLVFVAASVVPAWSATTEELEMKLKDLASQVQKLKGEVSSHESAEDPTHNRYSWLTIGGDFRVRHDVLGAHSVPYQEMDPSAPFFMGEVMEAQSIRNSSLLTSRVGLNLKAQVAEGISFKTRLVMQKVYGMADGSAFTGSYFSDRYGGNPFDGTVGKIPGNSSVVVEQAYADWANIGGAPVWFSAGRRPSTGGVPTNFRQNKDDEGVSGVNGLLVDYVFDGFSLGYAPQIAGLPGFATKLCAGRAFQAGFQTPATASTLKNTDMLGVVFLPMDTGKTRVDFQYQRAFNLMNTVPTWDSAWNDPMHDTTAVTANIGDIENAAGGFVKKTDIIGGSLQFFGYGGLSLSHPTPTGGLMFSPGAQSASGKQGWSAYTGLRYDLEKSRTKIGAEYNYGSKNWITFTPAADDVWTSKLGTRGNVYETYVIQELGRFAYAPKAKTFFRLGWQYYDFKHTGSNNWVGGAIPIKDVDPNNPATMQFFTPLANAYDIYTTFEVHF
- a CDS encoding ThiF family adenylyltransferase, translated to MTTPTEPRATRWEGACTPQGDDSKNPKTFNYDAAFSRNLGLVQPEEQLRLKGSVVAVAGLGGVGGVHVTTLARLGISRFHLADFDRFEVHNFNRQAGAVVDSLGREKVEVTAEQALGINPSAEIKKFPQGVAKDNVESFLDGVDVVVDGLDFFALEAREILYDAAERRKIPLVTAGPMGMSVAWLVFEPGKMSWRKYFCFDLAKSPLDKIILFALGLTPRATQLKYLDRRYVDLEKHRGPSLSLAVQLCAGVAAGEVLKLILKRGRSAPAPAYHQFDVYLGRYVKGRLRWGNRGWLQRLRFGVARRWLSR